In the Methylomonas rhizoryzae genome, one interval contains:
- a CDS encoding exodeoxyribonuclease III, which translates to MRIISLNLNGIRSAANKGLYTWLTMQNADFVCLQELKAQAADLTAHMQNPDNYHGYFHYAAKKGYSGVGLYSRLPADCIIEGLGYPDIDAEGRYLEARFGNLSVISLYLPSGSSGEERQAVKFSVMARFFRHLQQLRNSGRQIVICGDWNIAHKEQDLKNWRGNRKNSGFLPEEREWFGKVLSELEWVDVYRRLHPDATEACYTWWSNRGQAWTKNVGWRIDYHISTPELARSATAVSIYKAQRFSDHAPLTVDYQWTIDR; encoded by the coding sequence ATGCGCATAATTTCCCTGAATTTAAACGGTATCCGTTCGGCCGCCAACAAAGGTTTGTACACATGGTTGACCATGCAAAACGCCGATTTCGTTTGTCTGCAGGAGCTCAAAGCTCAAGCGGCTGACCTGACGGCGCACATGCAAAATCCCGACAATTACCACGGTTACTTTCATTATGCCGCCAAGAAAGGTTACAGCGGGGTCGGCCTATACAGCCGCTTACCGGCGGATTGCATCATCGAAGGCCTGGGCTACCCGGACATTGATGCGGAAGGCCGTTATTTGGAAGCCCGCTTCGGTAATCTGTCGGTGATTTCCTTGTATCTGCCCTCCGGTTCCAGCGGCGAGGAACGACAAGCCGTGAAGTTCAGCGTCATGGCCCGCTTTTTCCGGCATCTGCAACAGCTGAGAAACTCCGGGCGGCAAATCGTGATCTGCGGTGACTGGAATATTGCCCACAAAGAACAAGACTTGAAAAATTGGCGGGGCAATCGGAAAAACTCCGGTTTCCTGCCGGAAGAACGCGAATGGTTCGGCAAGGTGTTAAGCGAATTGGAATGGGTGGACGTTTATCGCCGGCTGCACCCGGATGCAACCGAGGCTTGCTACACTTGGTGGAGCAATCGCGGCCAAGCCTGGACGAAGAATGTCGGTTGGCGTATCGACTATCACATTTCGACGCCGGAACTTGCCCGCTCGGCTACAGCCGTCAGTATTTATAAAGCACAACGCTTTAGCGATCATGCCCCGCTTACCGTCGACTACCAGTGGACTATCGACCGCTGA
- a CDS encoding PqiC family protein, translated as MKPIPLPRCFPILLLALWGCASTPAANFFLLEPLPMPHQREAAGFLPVTLELGPIKIPAYLDRAQLVYATADNRYRLDEFNRWAEPLDDNIGRVLTIDLQNALGAKVLPPHSPLADQTTYKIALNVLQFHRDGLNQAILNADWLISQQGKQLVQTPFNCAQLVRGDTAADQVAALNTCLNQLSGKLADNVKSLLRR; from the coding sequence ATGAAACCAATACCTCTGCCGCGCTGTTTTCCGATATTGTTACTCGCCTTATGGGGCTGCGCCTCGACTCCGGCCGCTAATTTTTTTTTGCTGGAACCGCTGCCGATGCCGCATCAACGAGAGGCGGCCGGCTTTTTGCCCGTGACGCTGGAACTCGGGCCGATCAAAATTCCGGCGTATTTGGACCGAGCGCAACTGGTTTATGCAACCGCTGACAACCGCTACCGCTTAGATGAATTCAACCGCTGGGCCGAGCCTTTGGACGACAACATCGGCCGGGTTCTGACTATCGACTTGCAAAACGCGTTAGGCGCCAAGGTTCTGCCGCCGCATTCGCCGCTGGCCGACCAAACTACTTATAAAATCGCGCTAAACGTGCTGCAATTTCACAGGGATGGGCTGAACCAGGCAATCCTGAACGCCGATTGGCTGATCAGCCAACAGGGCAAGCAGTTAGTGCAGACACCATTTAATTGCGCGCAACTCGTTCGCGGCGATACGGCCGCAGATCAAGTCGCCGCCTTGAATACCTGCTTGAACCAATTGAGCGGCAAACTCGCGGATAATGTAAAGTCACTGCTACGCCGATAA
- a CDS encoding MlaE family ABC transporter permease translates to MPESPTLTAGIHYENAANGSLIVHLSGYWQTGSAIPDIHTHVAELTRRQPRALKIKVTVTTWDSRLPCFLFKLLEFTGRKGIDTELDELPDSLRALLQLALTVPERSDAQRVSLPESTPAKIGRFVVNFANHTAEFVQFIGELMLAAAAAFGGKARFRWLDVLIAIQDAGPGALPIVGLISLLVGLILAFVGAVQLALFGAQIYIADLVALGTVREMGTLMTAVIMSGRTGAAYAAQLGMMKVNSEIDALRTMGLSPIEFLIFPRMLGLILMMPLLCLYADLMGIIGGAIVSLAIFDIAPAQYYYEIRKAVQLDDLAIGLFKGLVFAALIASAGCMRGMRCENSAAGVGDAATAAVVDSIIYIVVADSVITLLCNQLGI, encoded by the coding sequence ATGCCGGAATCGCCCACCCTAACTGCCGGAATTCACTACGAAAACGCCGCAAATGGCAGCTTAATCGTGCATTTGAGCGGTTACTGGCAAACCGGCAGCGCTATTCCGGATATACACACTCATGTCGCCGAGTTAACTCGGCGACAACCTCGCGCGCTCAAGATTAAAGTCACCGTCACGACTTGGGACAGCCGTCTGCCCTGTTTTCTGTTCAAACTGCTGGAATTCACCGGTCGAAAAGGTATAGACACCGAGCTGGACGAATTGCCGGATAGCCTGCGGGCCTTGTTGCAACTCGCCCTGACGGTGCCGGAACGTAGCGACGCGCAACGCGTATCGCTACCCGAATCGACACCGGCTAAAATCGGCCGCTTCGTTGTGAACTTTGCCAACCATACCGCCGAATTCGTGCAATTCATTGGCGAATTGATGCTGGCTGCAGCTGCCGCATTCGGCGGAAAAGCCCGTTTCCGTTGGCTGGACGTACTGATCGCCATTCAAGATGCAGGGCCCGGCGCCTTGCCTATCGTCGGTTTGATCAGTTTATTGGTCGGCTTGATCTTGGCGTTCGTCGGCGCGGTGCAGCTGGCCTTGTTCGGCGCGCAAATTTATATCGCCGACTTGGTGGCGTTAGGCACCGTTAGGGAAATGGGTACGCTGATGACCGCAGTGATCATGTCCGGCAGAACCGGGGCCGCCTATGCCGCGCAATTGGGCATGATGAAGGTCAATAGCGAAATCGACGCCTTACGGACCATGGGCCTTTCCCCTATCGAATTTCTGATCTTTCCTCGCATGCTGGGTTTGATACTGATGATGCCGCTGTTATGCCTGTATGCGGACTTAATGGGCATCATAGGCGGCGCTATCGTCAGCTTGGCGATATTCGACATTGCTCCGGCTCAGTACTATTACGAAATCCGCAAAGCGGTGCAATTGGACGATTTGGCGATAGGCTTATTCAAAGGCTTGGTATTCGCCGCGTTGATCGCGAGCGCGGGCTGTATGCGCGGCATGCGCTGCGAAAACAGCGCCGCCGGCGTCGGCGATGCGGCGACCGCCGCGGTGGTCGACAGCATCATCTACATCGTCGTGGCCGACTCTGTCATCACCCTGCTGTGCAATCAATTGGGTATCTAG
- the parC gene encoding DNA topoisomerase IV subunit A yields MGVLENFEQFPLKDFTEKAYLDYSMYVILDRALPHIGDGLKPVQRRIVYAMSELGLTALAKYKKSARTVGDVLGKYHPHGDSACYEAMVLMAQDFSYRYPLIDGQGNWGSPDDPKSFAAMRYTESRLTAYAQTLLSELGQGTVDWADNFDGTLQEPALLPARLPNVLLNGTMGIAVGMATDIPPHNLREVANACLQLLDDPGTPMEILLQHVKGPDYPTDAEIVTSAADLQKLYLCGNGSVKMRAKFEWEDGNIVITALPHQVSGAKLLEQIAAQMLAKKLPMIEDLRDESDHENPTRLLIIPKTKRIDVEAVMSHLFATTDLEKNYRVNLNMIGLNGKPQVKNLKQILSEWLSFRTETVRRRLQHRLDKVLARLHILAGLLIAYLNIDEVIAIIRHEEQPKPVLMARFELTDLQAEAILELKLRHLAKLEEIKIRGEQDELEQERLQLEATLGSEHLLNRLIRGEIERDAEKFGDARRSPIVERDAAQALDASELIANEPVTVILSQKGWIRAAKGYDIEVESLSYRAGDGYLSSAKGRTTQAAYLLDSTGRVYTISTHDLPSARSQGEPLTGRLNPPAGALFTDVFSGQPDDWVLLCSSAGYGFRVQLKELFSKNKAGKAVLSLSDKSGVISPAAIASEHELLAVASLQGRLLIFPAQDLPELAKGKGNKLIQIPPADLAAGKDALVAVCAFKTGGELKIVSGKRHLTLKPQDIAQYTGHRANRGNLLPRGFQKVDALYTTSE; encoded by the coding sequence ATGGGTGTCTTAGAAAATTTCGAACAATTCCCGCTAAAAGACTTTACCGAAAAGGCGTACTTGGACTATTCCATGTACGTCATTTTGGACCGCGCCCTGCCCCACATCGGCGACGGCCTCAAACCCGTGCAGCGCCGCATCGTCTATGCAATGTCCGAATTGGGCCTGACCGCGTTAGCCAAATATAAAAAATCCGCCCGCACGGTCGGCGACGTGCTGGGTAAATACCATCCGCACGGCGATTCCGCCTGTTACGAAGCCATGGTGCTGATGGCCCAGGATTTTTCTTACCGCTATCCTTTGATCGACGGCCAGGGCAACTGGGGCTCGCCGGACGATCCCAAATCCTTCGCCGCGATGCGTTACACAGAGTCTCGCCTGACCGCATACGCGCAAACCTTGTTGAGCGAACTGGGACAAGGCACGGTCGACTGGGCGGATAATTTCGACGGTACCTTGCAAGAACCGGCGCTGTTGCCGGCCCGTCTGCCGAATGTGCTATTGAACGGCACCATGGGGATCGCAGTCGGCATGGCCACCGACATTCCTCCCCACAATTTACGCGAAGTCGCCAACGCCTGCTTGCAGCTACTGGACGATCCCGGTACGCCGATGGAGATTTTGCTGCAACACGTCAAAGGTCCGGACTATCCGACCGACGCTGAAATCGTTACCTCGGCCGCCGACCTGCAAAAGCTGTATCTTTGCGGCAACGGCTCGGTAAAAATGCGCGCCAAATTCGAATGGGAAGACGGCAACATCGTCATCACCGCCCTGCCTCACCAAGTTTCCGGCGCCAAGCTGCTGGAGCAAATCGCCGCCCAAATGTTGGCTAAAAAGCTGCCGATGATCGAGGATTTGCGCGACGAATCCGATCACGAGAATCCGACCCGGCTGTTGATCATCCCCAAAACCAAGCGCATCGATGTCGAAGCCGTGATGTCGCACCTATTTGCAACCACCGATTTGGAAAAAAATTACCGGGTCAATCTGAACATGATCGGCCTGAACGGCAAACCGCAAGTCAAAAACCTCAAACAGATCTTGAGCGAATGGCTGAGTTTTCGGACCGAAACCGTACGCCGCCGTTTGCAACACCGCCTCGACAAAGTCTTGGCGCGCCTGCATATCCTGGCGGGCTTGTTGATCGCTTATCTGAACATCGACGAGGTCATCGCCATTATCCGCCACGAAGAACAGCCGAAACCGGTGTTGATGGCGCGCTTTGAATTGACCGACCTGCAAGCCGAAGCAATCTTGGAATTGAAATTGCGTCACTTGGCGAAGCTGGAAGAAATAAAAATCCGCGGCGAACAGGACGAACTGGAACAAGAACGTTTGCAGTTGGAAGCGACTTTGGGCTCGGAACATCTATTGAACCGGCTGATCCGCGGCGAAATCGAGCGGGACGCGGAAAAATTCGGCGATGCGCGCCGCTCACCCATCGTTGAACGCGACGCAGCACAGGCCTTGGACGCCAGCGAATTGATAGCCAACGAACCGGTGACCGTCATCTTGTCGCAAAAAGGCTGGATACGCGCGGCCAAAGGTTACGACATCGAGGTCGAAAGCCTGAGTTATCGGGCCGGCGACGGCTATTTGTCCTCGGCCAAAGGCCGCACCACGCAAGCGGCTTACCTGCTCGACTCGACCGGCCGGGTCTACACCATCAGCACCCACGACCTCCCTTCCGCGCGCAGCCAAGGCGAACCGTTGACCGGGCGGCTCAATCCGCCGGCCGGCGCGTTGTTTACCGATGTGTTCAGCGGTCAGCCGGACGATTGGGTTTTGCTGTGCAGCAGCGCCGGTTACGGTTTCCGCGTGCAATTGAAGGAGTTATTCAGCAAGAACAAAGCCGGCAAGGCGGTTTTGAGCTTATCCGACAAGTCCGGTGTAATAAGCCCGGCGGCGATTGCGAGCGAACACGAGCTGCTCGCCGTCGCCAGCTTGCAAGGCAGATTATTGATTTTTCCGGCGCAAGATTTGCCGGAATTGGCAAAGGGCAAAGGCAACAAGCTGATCCAAATTCCGCCAGCCGATTTGGCGGCCGGCAAAGATGCGCTGGTCGCGGTGTGTGCGTTCAAAACCGGCGGCGAACTGAAAATCGTCTCCGGTAAACGCCACCTGACCTTGAAACCCCAGGACATTGCCCAATACACAGGTCATAGAGCCAATCGCGGCAATTTACTGCCCAGAGGCTTTCAAAAAGTCGACGCCCTGTACACAACCAGCGAATGA
- a CDS encoding PEP-CTERM sorting domain-containing protein, producing MKIAKTPLVLPALLSVFAIQPAAANVLIDDFQTYQEVINGVDGPVHISATHTDLSNLERSLSAAANSPYETYVGIDSGNLVVSTNDPGSTSSASVFYAFDSIDFSSMATALLFNVDAKDAGPIGIEFIVNAGSVHAVQMITLAGHYAFDFADFSNPLAFSNVQSLEIKFSGSNAWDAAFSLLATDTRTGSTVPEPNIALLIAIGFAGFAARRQSQSTI from the coding sequence GTGAAGATAGCGAAAACACCTCTAGTGCTGCCGGCTTTATTGTCGGTGTTTGCCATTCAACCGGCGGCCGCCAACGTATTAATCGATGACTTTCAAACCTACCAAGAAGTGATCAACGGCGTGGACGGACCTGTTCACATAAGCGCGACACATACCGATTTAAGCAATTTGGAACGAAGTTTGTCGGCCGCTGCCAATTCGCCATACGAAACCTATGTTGGCATCGATAGCGGTAATTTGGTCGTCAGCACCAACGACCCCGGCTCCACCAGCAGCGCTTCGGTGTTTTATGCTTTCGACAGCATAGATTTCTCGTCCATGGCTACGGCATTGTTGTTCAACGTGGACGCGAAAGATGCCGGCCCTATCGGCATCGAGTTTATCGTCAATGCCGGTTCGGTTCATGCGGTTCAAATGATTACGCTTGCCGGGCACTATGCATTCGATTTTGCCGACTTTAGCAATCCGTTAGCGTTTTCCAACGTGCAAAGCTTGGAAATCAAATTTTCCGGAAGTAATGCCTGGGATGCGGCATTTAGTTTGCTCGCCACCGATACCCGTACAGGCTCAACCGTTCCGGAACCGAATATCGCCTTGCTCATAGCAATAGGCTTTGCCGGTTTCGCCGCTAGACGTCAGTCTCAATCGACCATTTAA
- a CDS encoding MlaD family protein, whose product MSKSISPTAIGGFTIGAVLLLISGLFLFGGESLFSPEKQRYVVFFESSLNGLEIGAPVKMQGVKVGQVTDIALQFDKKRDKLFKPVVIEIEPERISGSGASPLPVAENEDDRKAQLDKLVALGFRARLELQSFLTGLLYVDLDVYPNKPALYAGLNYQDLMEIPGIPTTADELRNTAEEVVEKLKELPLDQIVRDFAESLHEIRSLLASEDLKKTQVSLANTLQQVETTLAILNRNLEPLLRDSHATIVNSEHLVKDTQAVIAQLHAGLPQILLSADKTLSAAAATLNQAESSLQSMGNAVGPDSSLNATLNALKQAAKAIRDLSDYVQQHPEALLTGKDD is encoded by the coding sequence ATGAGTAAATCCATCAGTCCCACTGCGATCGGCGGTTTCACCATCGGCGCCGTGCTGCTGTTAATCAGCGGCCTGTTTTTGTTCGGCGGCGAAAGTCTGTTCAGCCCGGAAAAACAACGTTACGTGGTGTTTTTCGAATCTTCTCTGAACGGCCTGGAAATAGGCGCGCCGGTTAAAATGCAAGGAGTAAAAGTCGGCCAAGTCACGGATATTGCCTTGCAATTCGATAAAAAGCGCGACAAATTATTCAAGCCTGTGGTCATCGAAATAGAACCCGAGCGGATCAGCGGCTCCGGCGCATCACCTCTACCCGTCGCCGAAAACGAAGACGACAGAAAAGCGCAACTCGACAAATTGGTCGCTCTGGGTTTTCGCGCCCGTTTGGAGCTGCAAAGCTTTTTGACCGGCTTGCTGTATGTCGATCTGGACGTCTATCCCAACAAACCGGCCCTGTATGCCGGGCTCAATTACCAGGATTTGATGGAAATTCCCGGCATCCCGACTACTGCCGACGAATTGCGCAATACGGCCGAAGAAGTAGTGGAAAAACTCAAGGAGTTGCCGCTGGATCAAATCGTGCGCGACTTCGCCGAAAGCCTGCACGAAATCCGCAGCTTGTTGGCTTCGGAAGACTTGAAGAAAACCCAAGTCTCGCTGGCCAATACCTTGCAACAAGTGGAAACCACCTTGGCCATTCTCAATCGAAATCTGGAACCCTTGCTGCGCGACAGCCACGCCACCATCGTCAATTCGGAACATTTGGTTAAAGATACCCAGGCAGTAATTGCGCAGTTGCATGCCGGCTTGCCGCAAATTTTGCTCAGCGCCGACAAAACTCTGTCGGCCGCCGCCGCTACATTGAACCAAGCCGAAAGCTCCTTGCAGAGCATGGGAAATGCGGTCGGTCCCGATTCGTCGCTGAACGCCACGCTGAACGCGCTAAAACAGGCTGCCAAGGCGATTCGTGATTTAAGCGACTATGTGCAGCAGCACCCCGAAGCACTGTTGACAGGAAAGGACGACTAG
- a CDS encoding ABC transporter ATP-binding protein, whose product MTYPHISVSNLTMAYGDYIVQRDLNFTIARGEIFIVMGGSGCGKSTLLMHMIGLKTPRQGDVFYEQQSLWQANAEQRNRIMRRIGVLYQGGALFSSMTLAENVALPLNEFTELSKSEIADMVSYKLALVGLAGFETYYPAELSGGMQKRAGLARAMALDPEILFFDEPSSGLDPISARLLDDLIVSLRDALGTTVVVISHELPSIFAIGTNSVLLDADAKTMLAQGPPKQILEHAQDPRIIRFLTRGTGIAQSAPAKTDT is encoded by the coding sequence ATGACCTATCCCCACATCAGCGTCTCCAATCTGACCATGGCCTACGGCGATTACATCGTGCAGCGCGATTTGAACTTTACAATAGCGCGCGGCGAAATCTTCATCGTCATGGGCGGCAGCGGTTGCGGTAAAAGCACGTTGCTGATGCATATGATCGGTTTGAAAACCCCGCGGCAAGGCGACGTGTTCTACGAGCAACAAAGCCTTTGGCAAGCCAACGCGGAACAACGCAACCGCATCATGCGCCGTATCGGCGTGTTATACCAAGGCGGCGCCTTATTCAGTTCCATGACGCTAGCGGAAAACGTCGCCTTGCCGTTGAACGAATTTACCGAATTGAGTAAATCCGAAATCGCCGACATGGTTTCGTACAAATTGGCTTTGGTAGGCTTGGCCGGCTTCGAAACTTATTATCCGGCCGAATTGAGCGGCGGCATGCAAAAACGCGCCGGCTTAGCCAGGGCCATGGCTTTGGACCCTGAAATTTTGTTTTTCGACGAACCTTCATCAGGCCTGGACCCTATCAGCGCCCGTTTGTTGGATGATTTGATTGTGAGTTTGCGCGACGCTTTAGGGACCACGGTAGTCGTCATCAGCCACGAATTACCGAGCATATTCGCAATCGGCACCAACTCGGTGCTGTTGGATGCGGATGCAAAAACCATGTTGGCCCAAGGACCGCCCAAACAAATCCTCGAACACGCCCAAGACCCGCGTATCATACGCTTTTTGACGCGCGGTACCGGCATAGCGCAGTCCGCCCCAGCCAAAACCGATACATGA